In Vibrio coralliilyticus, the following are encoded in one genomic region:
- a CDS encoding GlcG/HbpS family heme-binding protein: MKTIKLSVLAASLSFLSMSFNASAADKGHTVSVTQISSQSAFSLAKEAVNQCEAKGYKVSATVVDLSGNVLAQLRSDGAGIHTLDSSRKKAFTVTSMKQPSGNLMKLIADKPIMQPLQNMDDNLLFLAGGVPVQLDGNLIGAVGVGGAPGGHLDVECADAAIKKVF; this comes from the coding sequence ATGAAAACTATCAAACTTAGCGTACTAGCAGCGTCTCTTAGCTTCCTTTCAATGTCTTTTAATGCGTCAGCCGCAGATAAAGGCCACACCGTATCAGTGACGCAAATTTCGTCTCAGTCCGCTTTCAGTCTGGCAAAAGAAGCCGTTAATCAATGTGAAGCGAAAGGCTACAAAGTCTCAGCGACAGTGGTTGACCTGTCAGGTAATGTATTGGCACAACTTCGTTCAGACGGCGCAGGCATCCACACCTTAGACAGTTCACGCAAGAAAGCCTTTACTGTGACCAGCATGAAACAGCCGTCAGGCAACCTGATGAAGCTGATCGCTGACAAGCCAATTATGCAGCCTTTGCAAAATATGGATGACAACTTGCTGTTCTTAGCGGGTGGTGTTCCTGTTCAGCTTGATGGCAACCTAATCGGTGCAGTTGGTGTAGGTGGAGCACCGGGTGGTCACCTAGATGTGGAATGCGCCGATGCCGCAATCAAAAAAGTGTTCTAA
- a CDS encoding response regulator, translating into MKILLIEDDTHIARFLINGFQQEGCTITHATNGVDGLHEAISEYYDVIVLDIMLPQKDGFEVLAQLRGEGHVTPVLILSAKHSVDERVKGLQSGADDYLVKPFAFPELLARCQSLARRGQQNPAQSYQLSYSELSLDLLKHSLERNGASIQLNQREFMLIKLMLENPETVISKTAILEQVWGHQFDPQTNVVDVLVCRLRSKVDKGFDTPLIHTLRGVGYVLKSQH; encoded by the coding sequence ATGAAAATACTTTTGATTGAAGATGACACCCACATAGCACGCTTTCTTATCAATGGCTTCCAGCAGGAAGGCTGTACAATAACGCACGCCACCAATGGCGTTGACGGATTGCATGAAGCCATCAGCGAATATTACGATGTGATTGTGCTCGACATTATGCTGCCACAAAAAGACGGCTTTGAAGTCTTGGCTCAACTGAGAGGAGAAGGCCATGTAACACCAGTTCTCATCCTGAGCGCAAAACACTCTGTAGATGAAAGAGTCAAAGGGCTGCAATCTGGTGCAGATGATTATCTGGTCAAGCCGTTCGCTTTTCCGGAACTGCTGGCTCGCTGTCAGTCACTAGCCCGCCGAGGTCAGCAGAACCCTGCGCAAAGTTATCAATTGAGCTACAGTGAGCTATCGCTGGACCTGCTCAAACACTCACTTGAAAGAAATGGCGCCTCGATTCAACTCAATCAACGAGAATTCATGTTGATCAAGCTGATGCTGGAAAACCCTGAAACCGTCATTTCAAAAACCGCCATTCTTGAGCAAGTCTGGGGCCATCAGTTTGATCCGCAGACCAATGTGGTGGATGTACTGGTGTGTCGTTTACGCAGCAAAGTGGACAAAGGCTTTGATACCCCATTAATTCATACACTCAGAGGGGTTGGCTATGTCCTCAAGTCACAACATTGA
- a CDS encoding 8-oxoguanine deaminase yields METIWIKNPLAIYTANNQDAQGGLVVQGNKIVELIAKNETPSHQIDYVVDASHHVVTPGLINAHHHFYQTLTRAYPDALNKELFHWLQSLYPVWANLDEEMMSVATELALVELMLSGCTTASDHHYLLPNGLEHAIDLQVEAAQKLGVRAIFTRGSMSLGEDDGGLPPRHTIQTEQAIVDDSQRLIRQYHQHHDGAMTQIALAPCSPFSVTTDLMKETAYIAAQENVMMHTHLCETLDEEDFCLEKFGLRPVDYLEDVGWLNDRTWLAHGIHFNQEEIRRLGKAGVGISHCPTSNMMLASGICKNNDLEAAGVKVGLGVDGSASNDGSNMIAEVRMAMYLQRLQYGSANVTHFDALRWATQGSARAMGRSDIGELAVGKQADLAMFKLDDIRFSGSHDPLAALILCGAQQADRVMVAGHWRVLNSEVIGVDLHQLLNRHKHAAARLAKKALGE; encoded by the coding sequence ATGGAAACCATCTGGATTAAGAATCCACTGGCAATTTACACTGCAAATAATCAAGACGCGCAAGGCGGCTTGGTGGTGCAGGGAAACAAGATTGTCGAACTTATTGCAAAAAACGAGACGCCATCTCATCAGATAGATTACGTCGTCGACGCCTCACATCATGTGGTGACCCCCGGTTTAATCAATGCCCACCATCACTTCTACCAGACCCTGACTCGCGCCTATCCTGATGCCTTGAACAAAGAACTGTTCCACTGGCTGCAAAGCCTGTACCCAGTGTGGGCGAATCTCGACGAAGAGATGATGAGTGTCGCGACTGAACTGGCACTGGTGGAACTGATGCTATCTGGCTGCACCACGGCATCCGATCATCACTACCTACTGCCAAACGGACTCGAACATGCGATTGATCTTCAGGTTGAAGCGGCGCAGAAACTCGGCGTACGAGCCATCTTTACCCGCGGTTCAATGAGCCTTGGTGAAGATGACGGAGGCCTTCCGCCTCGTCACACCATTCAGACGGAACAAGCAATTGTCGATGATAGCCAGCGCTTGATTCGCCAGTACCACCAGCATCACGATGGCGCCATGACGCAAATCGCCCTTGCGCCATGTTCACCTTTCTCAGTGACAACAGATCTGATGAAGGAAACTGCCTACATTGCCGCGCAAGAAAACGTCATGATGCACACGCATTTGTGTGAAACACTCGACGAAGAAGATTTCTGTTTGGAGAAATTCGGCCTGAGACCCGTCGACTATCTTGAAGACGTTGGTTGGCTGAATGATAGAACCTGGCTGGCACACGGCATTCATTTCAATCAAGAAGAGATTCGCCGTCTTGGCAAAGCTGGCGTGGGGATCAGCCATTGTCCGACATCGAACATGATGCTGGCATCGGGGATCTGCAAAAACAACGATTTGGAGGCCGCTGGCGTCAAAGTCGGTTTAGGTGTCGACGGTTCGGCATCCAACGACGGCTCTAACATGATTGCCGAAGTTCGCATGGCGATGTACTTGCAACGATTACAATACGGCTCAGCCAATGTCACCCATTTCGACGCCCTTCGCTGGGCAACACAAGGCTCTGCTCGTGCCATGGGTCGCAGCGATATCGGTGAGCTGGCCGTCGGAAAACAAGCCGATCTTGCCATGTTCAAGCTCGATGACATCCGTTTTTCTGGCAGTCACGATCCGTTAGCCGCTCTGATCTTATGTGGCGCACAGCAAGCAGACCGTGTGATGGTCGCGGGCCACTGGCGCGTTCTCAATAGTGAAGTGATTGGTGTCGACTTGCATCAACTTCTCAACCGACATAAACACGCCGCCGCGCGTTTGGCGAAAAAAGCACTCGGTGAATAA
- the cyoE gene encoding heme o synthase, with protein sequence MLKSYLSITKPGIIFGNLISVAAGFFLAAKTEHASLNLLLATLAGVGLVIASGCVVNNIFDRDIDQKMKRTQNRETVKGNINIDVAFVYALVMLLSGTALLFQLANPLSAVVVLLGYVFYVFFYTMWYKRTSVYGTLVGSISGAVPPLVGYLAVTNYISLEAILLFTMFCLWQMPHSYAIAMFRMQDYRDAGIPVLPVKEGINKAHRHMKAYVAAFGAVSLALFLLGEAGYEYLAVAAVVCFMWTQVTFRKVDYSNYVQWSKSVFKVSLLVVMSISGVLGLELIPLPI encoded by the coding sequence ATGCTGAAAAGTTATTTGTCTATTACCAAACCGGGCATCATTTTCGGCAACCTGATATCTGTTGCGGCGGGGTTTTTCCTTGCCGCAAAAACAGAGCACGCAAGTCTGAACTTGTTACTGGCGACACTCGCTGGTGTCGGGCTTGTGATTGCTTCAGGCTGCGTAGTGAACAACATCTTTGACCGAGACATCGACCAAAAGATGAAGCGCACTCAAAATCGTGAAACAGTCAAAGGTAACATCAATATCGATGTTGCTTTTGTCTATGCCTTGGTGATGCTGCTCAGCGGGACCGCCTTGTTGTTTCAGCTCGCCAATCCACTGTCAGCAGTGGTAGTACTTTTGGGCTACGTGTTTTACGTGTTTTTCTACACCATGTGGTACAAGCGTACGTCTGTGTACGGCACGCTGGTGGGTAGCATTTCCGGTGCAGTGCCACCTCTGGTGGGCTATCTGGCGGTAACAAACTACATCAGCCTTGAGGCCATTCTGCTGTTTACCATGTTCTGCTTATGGCAAATGCCGCACTCGTACGCGATTGCGATGTTCCGTATGCAAGATTACCGTGACGCGGGCATTCCAGTTTTGCCAGTGAAAGAAGGCATCAACAAAGCTCATCGCCATATGAAGGCATATGTTGCGGCTTTTGGTGCCGTCTCACTGGCTCTATTCCTATTGGGAGAGGCTGGCTATGAATACCTAGCGGTTGCCGCTGTTGTGTGCTTTATGTGGACGCAGGTGACGTTTCGCAAGGTTGACTACAGCAATTACGTCCAATGGTCGAAATCGGTGTTTAAAGTCTCTCTGCTGGTGGTGATGAGCATCAGTGGCGTGCTGGGTCTGGAGCTGATTCCACTACCCATCTAA
- a CDS encoding lysozyme inhibitor LprI family protein — translation MNLRSIFFGLVLLIPTTSLAIESKCYELTNQFDVDRCIVNENKKFKEEYDKYYSHLIELKIPVEHRDKIVESEESWLKQLNKDCENYAYYADENSDTNEILKLECRTEMYNHRTIFIKYLINMAESF, via the coding sequence ATGAATTTAAGAAGTATCTTTTTTGGGTTAGTATTGTTAATTCCAACAACCAGTTTAGCTATAGAGAGCAAATGCTATGAATTAACAAATCAGTTTGATGTCGATCGATGCATTGTAAATGAAAATAAAAAATTTAAAGAAGAATATGATAAATATTATAGCCATTTAATTGAGCTAAAAATACCTGTAGAGCACAGGGATAAAATTGTAGAATCTGAGGAATCTTGGCTAAAGCAATTAAATAAAGATTGTGAAAACTACGCTTACTATGCAGATGAAAATAGTGACACTAATGAAATATTAAAATTGGAATGCCGAACAGAAATGTATAACCATAGAACAATATTTATAAAGTATCTAATAAATATGGCTGAATCTTTTTAA
- a CDS encoding winged helix-turn-helix domain-containing protein: METLSIAQAQKLALLSQGLPQSLKSGGALQNTLSTFERIGYVQIDTISVVQRAHHHTLWSRNSKYQPNHLDKLVKNRSVFEYWSHAAAYLPMRDYRFTLPRKQAIKSGDQNHWYRRDNQLMNDIMSRIEHEGPLMAKDFESAGVKKQGWGTKPTKQALENLYMQGDLMITERRNFHKVYDLTERVLPPGIDTSMPSNEEYGRYLVMNYLRAHGFGHLSEINYLLKNTKQLVSNTMKQLCQQGEIFPFKVDGHTYYTFHGALDLLGKRLNRQKAKILSPFDNLLIQRKRAQKIFNFDYLLECYVPADKRQFGYFCLPVMWDGKLVARVDCKVDKPTSTLQALSLHIEPTLRKRDDFHSALEQELSEFAQFNQCEQFKIQQIHA; encoded by the coding sequence ATGGAAACACTCTCAATTGCGCAGGCTCAAAAGCTCGCGCTACTCTCTCAAGGTTTGCCACAAAGCCTGAAATCAGGCGGCGCTTTACAGAACACGCTTTCAACATTTGAGCGTATCGGTTATGTGCAAATCGACACTATCTCGGTCGTTCAACGCGCCCACCATCATACCTTGTGGAGCCGCAATTCAAAGTATCAACCCAATCACCTCGATAAGCTGGTAAAAAATCGTTCTGTGTTTGAATACTGGTCTCATGCCGCCGCTTATTTGCCCATGCGAGATTATCGCTTCACTCTGCCACGTAAACAGGCCATAAAATCCGGAGACCAGAACCATTGGTATCGCCGCGACAACCAGTTAATGAATGACATCATGAGTCGAATTGAGCACGAAGGGCCATTAATGGCAAAAGACTTTGAGTCTGCAGGCGTCAAAAAGCAGGGCTGGGGAACCAAACCCACTAAGCAGGCGCTGGAAAATCTCTACATGCAAGGTGATTTAATGATCACCGAGAGACGCAACTTCCATAAGGTGTACGACCTGACAGAGCGAGTCCTGCCACCAGGAATAGATACCTCAATGCCAAGCAATGAAGAATATGGGCGTTATCTGGTGATGAATTACCTCAGAGCGCATGGTTTTGGTCATCTGTCGGAAATCAATTACCTACTCAAAAACACTAAGCAGCTGGTCAGCAACACGATGAAGCAATTGTGCCAACAAGGTGAAATTTTCCCTTTTAAGGTCGACGGCCATACCTATTACACGTTCCACGGCGCGTTGGATTTGCTCGGTAAGCGCCTCAATCGCCAGAAGGCCAAAATACTCTCTCCGTTTGATAATCTACTGATCCAGAGAAAACGTGCTCAGAAAATTTTCAACTTCGATTATTTGCTTGAGTGCTATGTGCCAGCGGATAAACGCCAGTTTGGTTACTTCTGCCTACCTGTCATGTGGGATGGAAAGTTAGTCGCTCGTGTTGATTGCAAAGTAGACAAGCCAACCTCGACACTTCAGGCGCTAAGCTTACATATCGAACCCACACTGAGAAAGCGAGATGACTTTCACTCTGCCCTCGAACAAGAGCTGTCGGAGTTTGCCCAGTTCAATCAGTGTGAGCAGTTTAAAATCCAACAGATTCATGCTTAA
- the cyoC gene encoding cytochrome o ubiquinol oxidase subunit III, which translates to MQANIASHAHDHHDTSANKLFGFWVYLMSDCVLFATLFATYAVLESGSISGPTGKDIFELPFVFVETMLLLFSSITFGFGMIAMKRKDVAGLKRWLQVTFLLGLGFIGMEVYEFHHLIAEGYGPQESAFLSAFFTLVGTHGLHVTFGLIWLAVCYHQLSTKGLNDNMAMRFNCLSLFWHFLDIVWICVFTIVYLLGVM; encoded by the coding sequence ATGCAAGCTAACATCGCGTCTCACGCTCATGATCACCACGATACCAGCGCCAACAAGCTGTTCGGTTTCTGGGTTTACCTGATGAGTGACTGCGTACTGTTTGCGACCCTGTTTGCGACTTACGCAGTACTAGAAAGCGGCTCGATTAGCGGGCCGACTGGTAAAGATATTTTCGAACTGCCATTTGTGTTCGTTGAAACCATGCTGCTGCTGTTCAGTAGTATCACGTTTGGCTTTGGCATGATTGCCATGAAACGCAAAGATGTCGCGGGTTTAAAGCGTTGGTTGCAAGTGACTTTCTTGCTTGGGCTTGGCTTTATCGGCATGGAAGTGTACGAGTTCCATCACTTGATTGCTGAGGGCTACGGCCCACAGGAGAGCGCATTTCTTTCTGCGTTCTTCACGCTGGTGGGTACTCACGGCCTGCACGTGACGTTTGGTCTTATCTGGCTGGCGGTGTGCTATCACCAACTGTCGACGAAAGGTCTTAACGACAATATGGCGATGCGCTTTAACTGCCTGAGCCTGTTCTGGCACTTCCTAGACATTGTTTGGATCTGTGTCTTCACTATCGTTTACTTGTTGGGGGTTATGTAA
- a CDS encoding MBL fold metallo-hydrolase: MTTQNIQHFFHPESGSLSYVVADSDTNEAIVIDPVADYDEENCKISFESAQQIIEHVKQNQLHVTAILETHIHADHLSGSFYLSKVLQAPIYISDHVKEVYASCKDDLSLTDLYHFEHFLLENEQLDFGYSHIEVLETPGHPPSDLTFKIGDALFVGDSHLHSGEGDLAKDSDPTFESLSKIYELKDSTKVYLCHNQPSSPDELVYKTTLGDELRDQGSVHQPSGRNPKLPTPKLVSSALEYNLTAMRPHT, encoded by the coding sequence ATGACAACCCAGAACATTCAGCACTTTTTTCATCCTGAGTCCGGCAGCTTGAGTTATGTGGTGGCAGATTCGGACACTAATGAGGCGATAGTGATTGATCCCGTTGCTGATTACGATGAGGAAAACTGTAAGATCAGCTTTGAATCCGCGCAGCAGATTATTGAGCACGTTAAACAAAATCAACTTCATGTCACCGCGATTCTTGAGACACATATTCATGCTGATCATTTGTCGGGTTCGTTCTATCTCAGTAAAGTACTACAAGCGCCTATCTACATTTCTGATCATGTCAAAGAGGTATACGCTAGCTGCAAGGATGATCTGTCACTAACCGATCTTTATCATTTTGAGCACTTCCTGTTGGAAAATGAACAACTGGATTTTGGCTATTCACATATAGAAGTATTAGAAACTCCCGGCCATCCGCCATCTGATCTTACCTTTAAAATTGGTGATGCATTATTCGTGGGTGATTCACATCTTCATTCTGGAGAAGGGGATTTGGCTAAAGATAGCGACCCGACATTTGAGTCATTATCTAAGATATATGAACTCAAAGACTCGACCAAAGTGTACCTGTGTCATAATCAACCAAGCAGCCCGGATGAGTTGGTTTATAAGACGACACTTGGTGATGAATTGCGCGATCAGGGCTCTGTTCATCAGCCTAGCGGCAGAAACCCAAAGCTGCCGACCCCGAAGCTGGTAAGCTCCGCGCTAGAATATAACCTTACTGCGATGAGGCCACATACGTAG
- a CDS encoding AAA family ATPase yields the protein MITALAINNYRSILNLVIPLGRLNVITGANGTGKSNLYKALRLLADTAQGGVVSALATEGGLDSTFWAGPEKITNSMKRGEHAIEATVRQKVKRLKLGFATEEFSYAISLGLPAPTMSMFGFDPEIKRECIWNGPLYRPASALIDRNGPAIKAREGRKWQVISSHIATYHSLFDQIADPMATPEAFMLRETIRGWRFYDHFRTDKDAPARQPQLGTRTPVLHHDGRDLAAALQTIIEIGDKEVLYKAIDYAFPGASIRIVNQVDGRFSLEFSQHGLLRPLSGAELSDGTLRYLLWVAALLTPRPPSLMILNEPETSLHPDLLPALARLISHAAENTQVWVVSHAPRLIAALAEHPEYHAIQLDKEFGQTIIPDLDPLSSPNWYWPDS from the coding sequence ATGATTACAGCGTTGGCGATCAATAATTATCGTTCGATTCTAAATCTGGTTATTCCACTAGGCAGATTGAATGTGATAACGGGCGCCAATGGCACCGGTAAATCCAACTTGTATAAAGCACTTCGTTTGTTGGCGGATACAGCGCAAGGTGGTGTGGTGTCTGCGCTCGCGACTGAAGGTGGCCTAGATTCAACTTTCTGGGCGGGGCCGGAAAAGATAACCAACTCGATGAAGCGAGGCGAACATGCCATTGAAGCGACAGTAAGGCAGAAGGTCAAACGCCTCAAACTTGGCTTTGCCACTGAAGAGTTCAGCTACGCGATTTCATTAGGTTTACCAGCGCCGACTATGTCAATGTTTGGCTTTGACCCAGAGATTAAACGTGAATGTATTTGGAATGGTCCTTTATATCGACCTGCCAGTGCACTGATAGACCGAAATGGGCCTGCGATTAAAGCGCGTGAAGGACGAAAATGGCAAGTCATTTCAAGCCACATCGCCACTTATCATAGCCTGTTTGATCAAATTGCCGACCCAATGGCAACGCCAGAGGCGTTTATGTTGCGGGAAACGATTCGCGGCTGGCGCTTCTACGATCATTTCAGAACTGACAAAGATGCCCCCGCCAGACAACCTCAACTTGGGACTCGTACTCCGGTTTTACATCATGACGGCCGCGATCTGGCCGCTGCTTTACAGACCATTATCGAAATTGGTGACAAAGAGGTACTTTATAAAGCAATCGACTATGCGTTTCCCGGCGCCAGCATCCGTATTGTGAATCAGGTTGATGGTCGATTCTCGTTGGAGTTTTCCCAGCATGGTTTGCTCAGACCATTGAGTGGTGCTGAGTTGTCAGATGGGACTTTACGTTACTTGCTGTGGGTGGCCGCTCTTCTTACGCCTCGACCACCAAGCTTGATGATTCTTAATGAGCCAGAAACCAGTCTTCATCCAGATTTGTTGCCTGCTTTAGCGCGTCTAATTTCTCACGCGGCCGAGAATACTCAAGTCTGGGTTGTGTCACATGCGCCTCGCTTGATTGCGGCTTTGGCTGAGCACCCTGAATATCATGCAATCCAGTTGGATAAGGAGTTCGGCCAGACGATCATTCCGGATTTAGACCCTCTTTCATCTCCAAATTGGTATTGGCCTGATTCTTAA
- the cyoD gene encoding cytochrome o ubiquinol oxidase subunit IV codes for MDQHLETGASDYVKGFVASLILTVIPFYFVWTQSLPDTTTYVLLFGCALVQIFVHFKYFLHMEVKTSDGRWNLVSLMFTAIVVLILIAGSVWIIYNMNVNMKL; via the coding sequence ATGGATCAACATCTGGAAACGGGTGCGTCGGATTACGTTAAAGGTTTCGTTGCATCTCTGATTTTGACCGTGATTCCGTTCTACTTTGTGTGGACGCAATCGCTGCCCGACACGACAACATATGTTCTTTTGTTTGGTTGTGCTCTGGTACAAATCTTTGTGCACTTTAAGTACTTCCTGCATATGGAAGTAAAAACTTCCGATGGTCGCTGGAACCTAGTGTCACTGATGTTTACTGCTATCGTTGTCTTGATTCTTATCGCTGGCTCGGTGTGGATCATCTACAACATGAACGTCAACATGAAGCTGTAG
- a CDS encoding sensor histidine kinase, whose product MSSSHNIEQALAKARNTLLMRFMAILLLCLILVEIVVGVMFFFDLYRTEKKILNSMATEYQRILTYDSADQLIHVMTANPHRLIENNIAAFSISKEPAASPNFVAGDNNLPADIKLNDYVTDDKSWFTAFIINPYMSLKIEGETLDFWLVLDNQPRYAIAYKQWLMTLYALIVLVAITTLFTHRIIRSAMSPLVTLGDSLDKLSQGKLEMTGKPAATPQGLSVISASVHDAIARLHHVTTTLNTTVDAIAHDIRTPLSRITLSSQSALLDSKDTQQMEHALSDCAEYAMQASNMLTALMKLNDEVTGKRQQQSTSTNVSEVLKTVVSWYEDVADDKQIQLQAMADDNLIIQSDPEKLTQALVNLVDNAIKYTGTGGKVVLKADKTSDHHVQILVSDTGIGIDKQYQDLIFERLYRVDASRSNVEGYGLGLSLAAAMVDNLGGNIQLVSEPNQGSTFTITLSANSNSNG is encoded by the coding sequence ATGTCCTCAAGTCACAACATTGAGCAGGCGCTGGCTAAGGCACGCAACACACTACTGATGCGGTTTATGGCGATCTTATTGCTGTGCCTGATACTGGTTGAAATAGTGGTTGGAGTGATGTTCTTCTTCGATTTATACCGCACCGAAAAGAAAATCCTCAACTCAATGGCCACTGAATACCAGCGTATTCTTACCTACGATTCAGCCGATCAACTGATTCACGTCATGACTGCCAATCCGCATCGCCTGATTGAAAACAATATCGCGGCCTTTTCTATTTCGAAAGAGCCTGCGGCAAGCCCCAACTTTGTCGCTGGTGATAACAACTTGCCAGCTGACATCAAACTCAATGATTACGTCACAGATGATAAATCCTGGTTCACGGCTTTCATTATTAACCCATATATGTCGCTGAAGATTGAAGGGGAAACGCTGGATTTTTGGTTAGTTCTCGACAATCAACCGCGTTACGCCATCGCCTACAAACAATGGCTGATGACTTTGTACGCCTTAATTGTGTTGGTTGCTATCACTACTTTGTTCACTCACCGCATTATTCGCAGCGCGATGTCACCACTGGTTACGCTCGGAGATTCTCTGGATAAGCTCAGCCAAGGCAAGTTAGAGATGACGGGCAAGCCAGCCGCCACGCCGCAAGGGCTGAGCGTCATCAGTGCCAGTGTGCATGACGCTATCGCCCGACTGCACCATGTTACAACCACACTCAATACGACCGTCGATGCCATTGCTCATGATATCCGCACTCCCTTGTCACGGATTACGCTCTCTTCACAATCCGCGCTGTTAGACAGCAAAGACACCCAGCAGATGGAACACGCTCTGTCTGATTGCGCCGAGTATGCAATGCAAGCCAGCAATATGCTTACCGCTCTAATGAAGCTCAATGATGAGGTCACCGGTAAGCGTCAGCAACAAAGCACCTCAACCAATGTCTCTGAGGTGCTGAAAACCGTTGTGAGCTGGTATGAAGACGTGGCGGATGACAAACAGATTCAATTGCAGGCAATGGCTGATGACAATCTCATCATTCAGTCAGACCCAGAAAAACTCACACAGGCGCTGGTGAACTTGGTCGATAATGCGATTAAATACACCGGAACAGGCGGAAAAGTTGTTCTAAAAGCCGATAAAACCAGTGATCATCACGTTCAGATTCTTGTCTCAGATACAGGTATTGGTATCGACAAACAGTATCAGGATTTGATTTTCGAGCGGCTCTACCGCGTTGATGCGAGTCGCAGCAATGTTGAAGGCTATGGACTGGGCCTATCACTTGCCGCAGCCATGGTTGATAACTTAGGTGGCAATATTCAACTGGTGTCTGAACCGAATCAAGGCAGTACGTTTACGATTACGTTGAGCGCGAACTCAAACAGTAATGGATAA
- a CDS encoding DUF4150 domain-containing protein, translating into MGVTVCANGLSVVHKGSGGEANATLPDVCLTTVGNSVVPIPYGNNAKSADLVGGTTTVSMDGGNSIAIKGSKFAASTGDAGGDKKGVSSGTIESEAEFISASPTVTMEGIGVCRLTDQMTMNMANTMCLGGVQNPSVSVTEDQEGTYTLELTCKYPNGQPYANAPFELRESGGGPIGAGVLDATGCGTVSGLPLKECILVLKETADTYTPNATLPENAPTETYEDSHDFCTFVAGRRAPFWEDKVGVANDWGILLSPSFSDDDFKAMVYEQSRILSPHVVSKNHSNDFSESFVSSLFHIQEDLESLEKYESLLELLFEKVHENGDILRILFQADLLDPPSELLAKLRLLGSGNTIQHLQLVLWTLINQQLCGFIDDLIAALDMRLEFIQAQAEARSLTAVQEGVQGYRDGMKVMSRALPDVFSEILTQTNDKLLTISGMAIGTIVNVTGQSGFATNSGEINAVVYTKTNNLNRPSFIVFDDVFSD; encoded by the coding sequence ATGGGTGTCACAGTTTGCGCAAATGGGCTGAGCGTGGTCCACAAGGGATCGGGAGGAGAAGCAAATGCGACTCTCCCCGACGTTTGTTTGACGACAGTAGGTAATTCCGTTGTACCAATTCCATATGGTAACAATGCGAAGTCGGCAGATCTTGTCGGCGGGACCACAACGGTATCTATGGATGGTGGTAATAGTATTGCCATCAAAGGCAGCAAATTTGCAGCAAGTACTGGTGACGCCGGTGGTGATAAAAAAGGCGTGTCATCTGGCACGATTGAGTCCGAAGCTGAATTTATCTCTGCTTCCCCAACCGTCACAATGGAAGGGATTGGTGTTTGTCGCCTGACGGACCAGATGACCATGAATATGGCTAACACCATGTGCCTTGGTGGTGTACAAAACCCTTCCGTCTCTGTCACTGAGGATCAGGAAGGCACCTACACACTCGAACTCACTTGCAAATACCCCAATGGACAGCCTTACGCGAATGCACCATTTGAACTGAGAGAGTCAGGCGGTGGCCCAATTGGCGCAGGTGTACTGGATGCAACAGGTTGTGGCACCGTCAGCGGCTTACCTCTAAAAGAGTGTATTTTGGTGCTAAAAGAGACCGCAGACACTTATACCCCGAACGCAACCTTGCCAGAAAACGCCCCAACAGAAACATACGAAGATTCTCATGACTTTTGTACTTTTGTTGCGGGAAGAAGAGCGCCGTTTTGGGAAGACAAAGTCGGTGTTGCCAATGACTGGGGCATCTTGCTCTCACCTTCTTTTAGCGATGATGATTTCAAAGCTATGGTCTACGAACAAAGCCGAATCTTGTCACCCCATGTCGTCAGCAAAAATCATTCTAACGATTTCTCCGAGTCTTTCGTTTCATCCCTTTTCCACATTCAGGAAGATCTTGAATCACTAGAAAAGTACGAATCACTACTTGAACTCCTTTTCGAGAAAGTGCATGAGAACGGCGATATCCTGCGCATCCTGTTCCAGGCGGATCTTCTGGACCCGCCTTCTGAACTGCTTGCCAAGCTACGTTTGTTGGGTTCAGGTAATACCATACAGCACCTTCAACTGGTTCTTTGGACACTCATCAACCAACAGCTTTGTGGCTTTATTGATGACTTGATTGCTGCATTGGACATGCGATTAGAGTTCATTCAGGCGCAAGCTGAGGCTCGCTCTCTGACCGCAGTTCAAGAAGGCGTTCAAGGCTATCGAGATGGCATGAAAGTGATGTCTCGAGCGCTTCCTGATGTCTTCAGTGAAATCCTCACCCAGACTAACGATAAGCTTTTAACCATTTCAGGCATGGCGATTGGCACCATAGTGAATGTCACGGGTCAATCAGGTTTCGCAACGAACTCAGGTGAAATCAACGCCGTTGTCTACACCAAAACCAACAACCTCAACCGTCCTTCTTTCATTGTCTTTGACGACGTTTTCTCAGATTAA